The Panicum virgatum strain AP13 chromosome 5K, P.virgatum_v5, whole genome shotgun sequence genome has a window encoding:
- the LOC120707649 gene encoding uncharacterized protein LOC120707649 isoform X1, with product MWPGPFTVQPPPLPSALRLISVSFTLSLLSVSLLPGLPFLAATTGRAAAPFATPSPAPLPATSIHQLEMAENWLEQAKQTSTAASSSGLLSRCQIPLPRRSRQRNIFHLLVQREVSPRTKHQARRIWNNSQTCDPDLIELRFADADAKQDIFSWAESQSLHRWSAKYCPLLPPPRSTIAAAFSPDGKTLASTHGDHTVKIIDCHTGKCLKVLSGHRRTPWVVRYHPLYSDILASGSLDHEVRLWDANTSDCIGSQDFHRPIASIAFHARGEILAVASGHKLYIWNYNNRDWSSIPAIILRTRRSLRAVHFHPLGAPYLLTAEVNNIESADSPLTLATSSGYSNYPSALFVTNSNSRFCPHLESNVASPCLLLPAYLRDDGILHVLGNDSSSTGAQQRSSLVQVATSDAETQQPDQFATSMDVCPGEPTTSNYISDAVPVRASNGIDMDGAGGQSNSRLQGSSSISNLERFSARDDLPVSSLSNTEPIPPAAGLSGSDARRAMPLNMLISGGLDVQMFLRNVESGQQNHYLFSDSRNWELPFLQGFLMAQNRTGLHPALVNNNVLEDLSIDGTAGTNNLTRESPHIHNLGRSGSSSIPITAGSSRGSNRRYASRTVPGVGSSLLGPQIDEAEVHAASLGVGSEITAPMFTPGTELPCTVKLRIWRHDIKKPGVPLDPEACRLTISHAVLCSEMGAHFSPCGRFLVACVACLLPQTEGDRGSQLPLPYESAGAGSSPTRHPLPSHRVIYELRVYSLEEATFGDILASRAIRAAHCLTSIQFSPTSEHILLAYGRRHGSLLRSVVMEGDNGIPVYTILEVYRVSDMELVRVLPSAEDEVNVACFHPSPGGGLVYGTKEGKLRILQHNGADTISCFVEDNMLEAIQRYALEC from the exons ATGTGGCCTGGGCCGTTCACGGTTCAgccccctcctctcccctcgGCGCTCAGGCTCATCTCCGTTTCGTTCaccctttcccttctctctgtctctctcctcCCTGGTCTTCCTTTCctggcggcgacgactgggcgagcggcggcgccattcgCCACGCCTTCGCCCGCccctttgccggcgacgagcatccACCAG CTTGAAATGGCTGAAAATTGGTTAGAACAAGCAAAGCAAACTTCTACAGCAGCGTCTTCTTCTGGTTTGCTTTCTAGATGTCAAATCCCATTGCCAAGAAGATCAAGGCAACG GAACATCTTTCATCTATTAGTTCAACGAGAAGTCTCCCCTCGAACAAAACACCAAGCTAGAAGGATATGGAATAATTCTCAAACATGTGATCCTGATTTAATTGAATTAAGATTTGCAGATGCAGATGCTAAACAGGATATTTTTTCTTG GGCAGAATCGCAGTCCCTGCATCGTTGGTCTGCCAAGTATTGCCCTCTTTTACCGCCTCCGCGGTCAACTATTGCAGCTGCTTTCAGTCCAGACGGGAAAACACTTGCATCCACACA TGGTGACCATACGGTTAAAATAATTGACTGCCATACTGGGAAATGTTTGAAGGTTTTGAGTGGTCATCGACGAACTCCTTGGGTG GTCAGGTACCATCCATTATATTCTGATATCCTGGCTAGTGGAAGTTTGGATCATGAAGTTCGTCTATGGGATGCTAATACCTCAGACTGTATTGGATCACAAGACTTCC ATCGGCCAATTGCGTCCATTGCATTTCATGCAAGAGGGGAGATTTTGGCAGTTGCATCAGGTCACAAA TTGTACATATGGAACTACAATAATCGAGATTGGTCTTCTATCCCAGCCATCATACTAAGAACCCGCCGTTCTTTGAGAGCTGTGCATTTTCACCCGCTTGGTGCTCCATATCTTCTAACAGCAGAG GTTAATAATATTGAGTCTGCAGACTCACCGCTGACTCTTGCAACATCCTCTGGCTATTCAAATTATCCTTCAGCCCTGTTTGTGACAAACAGTAATTCTAGATTTTGTCCACATCTGGAGTCCAATGTAGCGTCCCCTTGCTTACTGTTGCCTGCATACCTCAGAGATGATGGAATTTTACATGTGCTTGGCAATGACAGTAGTTCAACCGGTGCACAGCAGAGATCATCATTGGTTCAAGTTGCCACATCAGATGCTGAAACTCAACAGCCTGACCAGTTTGCTACATCTATGGATGTATGTCCTGGAGAGCCAACTACATCTAATTACATATCGGATGCAGTCCCTGTGCGTGCTTCAAATGGAATTGACATGGATGGTGCTGGGGGGCAGTCCAACTCAAGACTGCAGGGCAGCAGCTCTATTAGTAATCTTGAGAGGTTTAGTGCAAGAGATGATCTGCCAGTGTCTTCCCTGAGCAACACTGAGCCAATTCCACCAGCGGCTGGGCTTTCAGGATCCGATGCGCGCCGTGCTATGCCACTGAATATGCTCATCTCTGGTGGATTAGATGTTCAAATGTTCCTAAGAAATGTAGAAAGCGGACAACAAAATCACTATCTCTTCAGTGATTCACGTAACTGGGAGTTGCCGTTTCTGCAGGGTTTTTTGATGGCCCAAAACCGTACAGGTTTGCACCCTGCACTAGTGAACAATAATGTCCTTGAAGACCTATCTATCGATGGTACTGCAGGGACTAATAATTTGACTAGAGAGTCACCACATATTCATAACCTTGGACGATCAGGTTCTTCATCAATCCCCATAACTGCTGGCAGTTCTAGAGGATCAAATCGACGTTATGCCTCACGCACTGTACCTGGTGTTGGGAGTTCTCTCCTAGGTCCTCAAATTGATGAAGCTGAGGTTCATGCTGCTTCACTGGGTGTTGGTTCAGAAATCACTGCACCGATGTTTACTCCTGGTACTGAGTTGCCTTGTACAGTGAAGCTCAGAATATGGCGGCACGATATAAAGAAACCGGGTGTTCCTTTAGATCCTGAGGCATGCCGCTTGACGATTTCTCATGCCGTTCTTTGCAg TGAAATGGGTGCCCATTTTTCTCCGTGTGGACGATTTCTGGTAGCCTGTGTTGCATGTTTGCTGCCTCAAACAGAAGGTGACCGTGGCAGCCAATTGCCTTTGCCTTATGAGTCGGCAGGGGCTGGATCATCACCAACTCGGCACCCACTTCCCTCTCACCGAGTTATCTATGAGCTTCGGGTTTATTCGCTTGAGGAGGCGAC ATTTGGGGATATTCTTGCTTCCAGAGCAATAAGGGCAGCACATTGCTTAACTTCCATTcag TTCTCACCTACATCCGAACACATACTTTTGGCATATGGTCGTCGTCATGGCTCTCTCCTCAGGAGCGTAGTCATGGAAGGAGACAATGGGATTCCTGTATATACTATCTTGGAG GTATATAGAGTTTCAGATATGGAGCTTGTAAGGGTGCTTCCTAGTGCTGAAGATGAAGTCAATGTTGCATGTTTTCATCCTTCACCAGGAGGTGGCCTTGTTTATGGGACTAAG GAAGGGAAGCTCAGGATCCTCCAGCACAATGGTGCAGACACAATAAGCTGCTTTGTTGAGGACAATATGCTTGAGGCA attcaGAGGTATGCATTGGAATGCTGA
- the LOC120707649 gene encoding uncharacterized protein LOC120707649 isoform X3, with protein sequence MWPGPFTVQPPPLPSALRLISVSFTLSLLSVSLLPGLPFLAATTGRAAAPFATPSPAPLPATSIHQLEMAENWLEQAKQTSTAASSSGLLSRCQIPLPRRSRQRNIFHLLVQREVSPRTKHQARRIWNNSQTCDPDLIELRFADADAKQDIFSWAESQSLHRWSAKYCPLLPPPRSTIAAAFSPDGKTLASTHGDHTVKIIDCHTGKCLKVLSGHRRTPWVVRYHPLYSDILASGSLDHEVRLWDANTSDCIGSQDFHRPIASIAFHARGEILAVASGHKLYIWNYNNRDWSSIPAIILRTRRSLRAVHFHPLGAPYLLTAEVNNIESADSPLTLATSSGYSNYPSALFVTNSNSRFCPHLESNVASPCLLLPAYLRDDGILHVLGNDSSSTGAQQRSSLVQVATSDAETQQPDQFATSMDVCPGEPTTSNYISDAVPVRASNGIDMDGAGGQSNSRLQGSSSISNLERFSARDDLPVSSLSNTEPIPPAAGLSGSDARRAMPLNMLISGGLDVQMFLRNVESGQQNHYLFSDSRNWELPFLQGFLMAQNRTGSSSIPITAGSSRGSNRRYASRTVPGVGSSLLGPQIDEAEVHAASLGVGSEITAPMFTPGTELPCTVKLRIWRHDIKKPGVPLDPEACRLTISHAVLCSEMGAHFSPCGRFLVACVACLLPQTEGDRGSQLPLPYESAGAGSSPTRHPLPSHRVIYELRVYSLEEATFGDILASRAIRAAHCLTSIQFSPTSEHILLAYGRRHGSLLRSVVMEGDNGIPVYTILEVYRVSDMELVRVLPSAEDEVNVACFHPSPGGGLVYGTKEGKLRILQHNGADTISCFVEDNMLEAIQRYALEC encoded by the exons ATGTGGCCTGGGCCGTTCACGGTTCAgccccctcctctcccctcgGCGCTCAGGCTCATCTCCGTTTCGTTCaccctttcccttctctctgtctctctcctcCCTGGTCTTCCTTTCctggcggcgacgactgggcgagcggcggcgccattcgCCACGCCTTCGCCCGCccctttgccggcgacgagcatccACCAG CTTGAAATGGCTGAAAATTGGTTAGAACAAGCAAAGCAAACTTCTACAGCAGCGTCTTCTTCTGGTTTGCTTTCTAGATGTCAAATCCCATTGCCAAGAAGATCAAGGCAACG GAACATCTTTCATCTATTAGTTCAACGAGAAGTCTCCCCTCGAACAAAACACCAAGCTAGAAGGATATGGAATAATTCTCAAACATGTGATCCTGATTTAATTGAATTAAGATTTGCAGATGCAGATGCTAAACAGGATATTTTTTCTTG GGCAGAATCGCAGTCCCTGCATCGTTGGTCTGCCAAGTATTGCCCTCTTTTACCGCCTCCGCGGTCAACTATTGCAGCTGCTTTCAGTCCAGACGGGAAAACACTTGCATCCACACA TGGTGACCATACGGTTAAAATAATTGACTGCCATACTGGGAAATGTTTGAAGGTTTTGAGTGGTCATCGACGAACTCCTTGGGTG GTCAGGTACCATCCATTATATTCTGATATCCTGGCTAGTGGAAGTTTGGATCATGAAGTTCGTCTATGGGATGCTAATACCTCAGACTGTATTGGATCACAAGACTTCC ATCGGCCAATTGCGTCCATTGCATTTCATGCAAGAGGGGAGATTTTGGCAGTTGCATCAGGTCACAAA TTGTACATATGGAACTACAATAATCGAGATTGGTCTTCTATCCCAGCCATCATACTAAGAACCCGCCGTTCTTTGAGAGCTGTGCATTTTCACCCGCTTGGTGCTCCATATCTTCTAACAGCAGAG GTTAATAATATTGAGTCTGCAGACTCACCGCTGACTCTTGCAACATCCTCTGGCTATTCAAATTATCCTTCAGCCCTGTTTGTGACAAACAGTAATTCTAGATTTTGTCCACATCTGGAGTCCAATGTAGCGTCCCCTTGCTTACTGTTGCCTGCATACCTCAGAGATGATGGAATTTTACATGTGCTTGGCAATGACAGTAGTTCAACCGGTGCACAGCAGAGATCATCATTGGTTCAAGTTGCCACATCAGATGCTGAAACTCAACAGCCTGACCAGTTTGCTACATCTATGGATGTATGTCCTGGAGAGCCAACTACATCTAATTACATATCGGATGCAGTCCCTGTGCGTGCTTCAAATGGAATTGACATGGATGGTGCTGGGGGGCAGTCCAACTCAAGACTGCAGGGCAGCAGCTCTATTAGTAATCTTGAGAGGTTTAGTGCAAGAGATGATCTGCCAGTGTCTTCCCTGAGCAACACTGAGCCAATTCCACCAGCGGCTGGGCTTTCAGGATCCGATGCGCGCCGTGCTATGCCACTGAATATGCTCATCTCTGGTGGATTAGATGTTCAAATGTTCCTAAGAAATGTAGAAAGCGGACAACAAAATCACTATCTCTTCAGTGATTCACGTAACTGGGAGTTGCCGTTTCTGCAGGGTTTTTTGATGGCCCAAAACCGTACAG GTTCTTCATCAATCCCCATAACTGCTGGCAGTTCTAGAGGATCAAATCGACGTTATGCCTCACGCACTGTACCTGGTGTTGGGAGTTCTCTCCTAGGTCCTCAAATTGATGAAGCTGAGGTTCATGCTGCTTCACTGGGTGTTGGTTCAGAAATCACTGCACCGATGTTTACTCCTGGTACTGAGTTGCCTTGTACAGTGAAGCTCAGAATATGGCGGCACGATATAAAGAAACCGGGTGTTCCTTTAGATCCTGAGGCATGCCGCTTGACGATTTCTCATGCCGTTCTTTGCAg TGAAATGGGTGCCCATTTTTCTCCGTGTGGACGATTTCTGGTAGCCTGTGTTGCATGTTTGCTGCCTCAAACAGAAGGTGACCGTGGCAGCCAATTGCCTTTGCCTTATGAGTCGGCAGGGGCTGGATCATCACCAACTCGGCACCCACTTCCCTCTCACCGAGTTATCTATGAGCTTCGGGTTTATTCGCTTGAGGAGGCGAC ATTTGGGGATATTCTTGCTTCCAGAGCAATAAGGGCAGCACATTGCTTAACTTCCATTcag TTCTCACCTACATCCGAACACATACTTTTGGCATATGGTCGTCGTCATGGCTCTCTCCTCAGGAGCGTAGTCATGGAAGGAGACAATGGGATTCCTGTATATACTATCTTGGAG GTATATAGAGTTTCAGATATGGAGCTTGTAAGGGTGCTTCCTAGTGCTGAAGATGAAGTCAATGTTGCATGTTTTCATCCTTCACCAGGAGGTGGCCTTGTTTATGGGACTAAG GAAGGGAAGCTCAGGATCCTCCAGCACAATGGTGCAGACACAATAAGCTGCTTTGTTGAGGACAATATGCTTGAGGCA attcaGAGGTATGCATTGGAATGCTGA
- the LOC120707649 gene encoding uncharacterized protein LOC120707649 isoform X4 produces the protein MAENWLEQAKQTSTAASSSGLLSRCQIPLPRRSRQRNIFHLLVQREVSPRTKHQARRIWNNSQTCDPDLIELRFADADAKQDIFSWAESQSLHRWSAKYCPLLPPPRSTIAAAFSPDGKTLASTHGDHTVKIIDCHTGKCLKVLSGHRRTPWVVRYHPLYSDILASGSLDHEVRLWDANTSDCIGSQDFHRPIASIAFHARGEILAVASGHKLYIWNYNNRDWSSIPAIILRTRRSLRAVHFHPLGAPYLLTAEVNNIESADSPLTLATSSGYSNYPSALFVTNSNSRFCPHLESNVASPCLLLPAYLRDDGILHVLGNDSSSTGAQQRSSLVQVATSDAETQQPDQFATSMDVCPGEPTTSNYISDAVPVRASNGIDMDGAGGQSNSRLQGSSSISNLERFSARDDLPVSSLSNTEPIPPAAGLSGSDARRAMPLNMLISGGLDVQMFLRNVESGQQNHYLFSDSRNWELPFLQGFLMAQNRTGLHPALVNNNVLEDLSIDGTAGTNNLTRESPHIHNLGRSGSSSIPITAGSSRGSNRRYASRTVPGVGSSLLGPQIDEAEVHAASLGVGSEITAPMFTPGTELPCTVKLRIWRHDIKKPGVPLDPEACRLTISHAVLCSEMGAHFSPCGRFLVACVACLLPQTEGDRGSQLPLPYESAGAGSSPTRHPLPSHRVIYELRVYSLEEATFGDILASRAIRAAHCLTSIQFSPTSEHILLAYGRRHGSLLRSVVMEGDNGIPVYTILEVYRVSDMELVRVLPSAEDEVNVACFHPSPGGGLVYGTKEGKLRILQHNGADTISCFVEDNMLEAIQRYALEC, from the exons ATGGCTGAAAATTGGTTAGAACAAGCAAAGCAAACTTCTACAGCAGCGTCTTCTTCTGGTTTGCTTTCTAGATGTCAAATCCCATTGCCAAGAAGATCAAGGCAACG GAACATCTTTCATCTATTAGTTCAACGAGAAGTCTCCCCTCGAACAAAACACCAAGCTAGAAGGATATGGAATAATTCTCAAACATGTGATCCTGATTTAATTGAATTAAGATTTGCAGATGCAGATGCTAAACAGGATATTTTTTCTTG GGCAGAATCGCAGTCCCTGCATCGTTGGTCTGCCAAGTATTGCCCTCTTTTACCGCCTCCGCGGTCAACTATTGCAGCTGCTTTCAGTCCAGACGGGAAAACACTTGCATCCACACA TGGTGACCATACGGTTAAAATAATTGACTGCCATACTGGGAAATGTTTGAAGGTTTTGAGTGGTCATCGACGAACTCCTTGGGTG GTCAGGTACCATCCATTATATTCTGATATCCTGGCTAGTGGAAGTTTGGATCATGAAGTTCGTCTATGGGATGCTAATACCTCAGACTGTATTGGATCACAAGACTTCC ATCGGCCAATTGCGTCCATTGCATTTCATGCAAGAGGGGAGATTTTGGCAGTTGCATCAGGTCACAAA TTGTACATATGGAACTACAATAATCGAGATTGGTCTTCTATCCCAGCCATCATACTAAGAACCCGCCGTTCTTTGAGAGCTGTGCATTTTCACCCGCTTGGTGCTCCATATCTTCTAACAGCAGAG GTTAATAATATTGAGTCTGCAGACTCACCGCTGACTCTTGCAACATCCTCTGGCTATTCAAATTATCCTTCAGCCCTGTTTGTGACAAACAGTAATTCTAGATTTTGTCCACATCTGGAGTCCAATGTAGCGTCCCCTTGCTTACTGTTGCCTGCATACCTCAGAGATGATGGAATTTTACATGTGCTTGGCAATGACAGTAGTTCAACCGGTGCACAGCAGAGATCATCATTGGTTCAAGTTGCCACATCAGATGCTGAAACTCAACAGCCTGACCAGTTTGCTACATCTATGGATGTATGTCCTGGAGAGCCAACTACATCTAATTACATATCGGATGCAGTCCCTGTGCGTGCTTCAAATGGAATTGACATGGATGGTGCTGGGGGGCAGTCCAACTCAAGACTGCAGGGCAGCAGCTCTATTAGTAATCTTGAGAGGTTTAGTGCAAGAGATGATCTGCCAGTGTCTTCCCTGAGCAACACTGAGCCAATTCCACCAGCGGCTGGGCTTTCAGGATCCGATGCGCGCCGTGCTATGCCACTGAATATGCTCATCTCTGGTGGATTAGATGTTCAAATGTTCCTAAGAAATGTAGAAAGCGGACAACAAAATCACTATCTCTTCAGTGATTCACGTAACTGGGAGTTGCCGTTTCTGCAGGGTTTTTTGATGGCCCAAAACCGTACAGGTTTGCACCCTGCACTAGTGAACAATAATGTCCTTGAAGACCTATCTATCGATGGTACTGCAGGGACTAATAATTTGACTAGAGAGTCACCACATATTCATAACCTTGGACGATCAGGTTCTTCATCAATCCCCATAACTGCTGGCAGTTCTAGAGGATCAAATCGACGTTATGCCTCACGCACTGTACCTGGTGTTGGGAGTTCTCTCCTAGGTCCTCAAATTGATGAAGCTGAGGTTCATGCTGCTTCACTGGGTGTTGGTTCAGAAATCACTGCACCGATGTTTACTCCTGGTACTGAGTTGCCTTGTACAGTGAAGCTCAGAATATGGCGGCACGATATAAAGAAACCGGGTGTTCCTTTAGATCCTGAGGCATGCCGCTTGACGATTTCTCATGCCGTTCTTTGCAg TGAAATGGGTGCCCATTTTTCTCCGTGTGGACGATTTCTGGTAGCCTGTGTTGCATGTTTGCTGCCTCAAACAGAAGGTGACCGTGGCAGCCAATTGCCTTTGCCTTATGAGTCGGCAGGGGCTGGATCATCACCAACTCGGCACCCACTTCCCTCTCACCGAGTTATCTATGAGCTTCGGGTTTATTCGCTTGAGGAGGCGAC ATTTGGGGATATTCTTGCTTCCAGAGCAATAAGGGCAGCACATTGCTTAACTTCCATTcag TTCTCACCTACATCCGAACACATACTTTTGGCATATGGTCGTCGTCATGGCTCTCTCCTCAGGAGCGTAGTCATGGAAGGAGACAATGGGATTCCTGTATATACTATCTTGGAG GTATATAGAGTTTCAGATATGGAGCTTGTAAGGGTGCTTCCTAGTGCTGAAGATGAAGTCAATGTTGCATGTTTTCATCCTTCACCAGGAGGTGGCCTTGTTTATGGGACTAAG GAAGGGAAGCTCAGGATCCTCCAGCACAATGGTGCAGACACAATAAGCTGCTTTGTTGAGGACAATATGCTTGAGGCA attcaGAGGTATGCATTGGAATGCTGA
- the LOC120707649 gene encoding uncharacterized protein LOC120707649 isoform X5: MAENWLEQAKQTSTAASSSGLLSRCQIPLPRRSRQRNIFHLLVQREVSPRTKHQARRIWNNSQTCDPDLIELRFADADAKQDIFSWAESQSLHRWSAKYCPLLPPPRSTIAAAFSPDGKTLASTHGDHTVKIIDCHTGKCLKVLSGHRRTPWVVRYHPLYSDILASGSLDHEVRLWDANTSDCIGSQDFHRPIASIAFHARGEILAVASGHKLYIWNYNNRDWSSIPAIILRTRRSLRAVHFHPLGAPYLLTAEVNNIESADSPLTLATSSGYSNYPSALFVTNSNSRFCPHLESNVASPCLLLPAYLRDDGILHVLGNDSSSTGAQQRSSLVQVATSDAETQQPDQFATSMDVCPGEPTTSNYISDAVPVRASNGIDMDGAGGQSNSRLQGSSSISNLERFSARDDLPVSSLSNTEPIPPAAGLSGSDARRAMPLNMLISGGLDVQMFLRNVESGQQNHYLFSDSRNWELPFLQGFLMAQNRTGSSSIPITAGSSRGSNRRYASRTVPGVGSSLLGPQIDEAEVHAASLGVGSEITAPMFTPGTELPCTVKLRIWRHDIKKPGVPLDPEACRLTISHAVLCSEMGAHFSPCGRFLVACVACLLPQTEGDRGSQLPLPYESAGAGSSPTRHPLPSHRVIYELRVYSLEEATFGDILASRAIRAAHCLTSIQFSPTSEHILLAYGRRHGSLLRSVVMEGDNGIPVYTILEVYRVSDMELVRVLPSAEDEVNVACFHPSPGGGLVYGTKEGKLRILQHNGADTISCFVEDNMLEAIQRYALEC, from the exons ATGGCTGAAAATTGGTTAGAACAAGCAAAGCAAACTTCTACAGCAGCGTCTTCTTCTGGTTTGCTTTCTAGATGTCAAATCCCATTGCCAAGAAGATCAAGGCAACG GAACATCTTTCATCTATTAGTTCAACGAGAAGTCTCCCCTCGAACAAAACACCAAGCTAGAAGGATATGGAATAATTCTCAAACATGTGATCCTGATTTAATTGAATTAAGATTTGCAGATGCAGATGCTAAACAGGATATTTTTTCTTG GGCAGAATCGCAGTCCCTGCATCGTTGGTCTGCCAAGTATTGCCCTCTTTTACCGCCTCCGCGGTCAACTATTGCAGCTGCTTTCAGTCCAGACGGGAAAACACTTGCATCCACACA TGGTGACCATACGGTTAAAATAATTGACTGCCATACTGGGAAATGTTTGAAGGTTTTGAGTGGTCATCGACGAACTCCTTGGGTG GTCAGGTACCATCCATTATATTCTGATATCCTGGCTAGTGGAAGTTTGGATCATGAAGTTCGTCTATGGGATGCTAATACCTCAGACTGTATTGGATCACAAGACTTCC ATCGGCCAATTGCGTCCATTGCATTTCATGCAAGAGGGGAGATTTTGGCAGTTGCATCAGGTCACAAA TTGTACATATGGAACTACAATAATCGAGATTGGTCTTCTATCCCAGCCATCATACTAAGAACCCGCCGTTCTTTGAGAGCTGTGCATTTTCACCCGCTTGGTGCTCCATATCTTCTAACAGCAGAG GTTAATAATATTGAGTCTGCAGACTCACCGCTGACTCTTGCAACATCCTCTGGCTATTCAAATTATCCTTCAGCCCTGTTTGTGACAAACAGTAATTCTAGATTTTGTCCACATCTGGAGTCCAATGTAGCGTCCCCTTGCTTACTGTTGCCTGCATACCTCAGAGATGATGGAATTTTACATGTGCTTGGCAATGACAGTAGTTCAACCGGTGCACAGCAGAGATCATCATTGGTTCAAGTTGCCACATCAGATGCTGAAACTCAACAGCCTGACCAGTTTGCTACATCTATGGATGTATGTCCTGGAGAGCCAACTACATCTAATTACATATCGGATGCAGTCCCTGTGCGTGCTTCAAATGGAATTGACATGGATGGTGCTGGGGGGCAGTCCAACTCAAGACTGCAGGGCAGCAGCTCTATTAGTAATCTTGAGAGGTTTAGTGCAAGAGATGATCTGCCAGTGTCTTCCCTGAGCAACACTGAGCCAATTCCACCAGCGGCTGGGCTTTCAGGATCCGATGCGCGCCGTGCTATGCCACTGAATATGCTCATCTCTGGTGGATTAGATGTTCAAATGTTCCTAAGAAATGTAGAAAGCGGACAACAAAATCACTATCTCTTCAGTGATTCACGTAACTGGGAGTTGCCGTTTCTGCAGGGTTTTTTGATGGCCCAAAACCGTACAG GTTCTTCATCAATCCCCATAACTGCTGGCAGTTCTAGAGGATCAAATCGACGTTATGCCTCACGCACTGTACCTGGTGTTGGGAGTTCTCTCCTAGGTCCTCAAATTGATGAAGCTGAGGTTCATGCTGCTTCACTGGGTGTTGGTTCAGAAATCACTGCACCGATGTTTACTCCTGGTACTGAGTTGCCTTGTACAGTGAAGCTCAGAATATGGCGGCACGATATAAAGAAACCGGGTGTTCCTTTAGATCCTGAGGCATGCCGCTTGACGATTTCTCATGCCGTTCTTTGCAg TGAAATGGGTGCCCATTTTTCTCCGTGTGGACGATTTCTGGTAGCCTGTGTTGCATGTTTGCTGCCTCAAACAGAAGGTGACCGTGGCAGCCAATTGCCTTTGCCTTATGAGTCGGCAGGGGCTGGATCATCACCAACTCGGCACCCACTTCCCTCTCACCGAGTTATCTATGAGCTTCGGGTTTATTCGCTTGAGGAGGCGAC ATTTGGGGATATTCTTGCTTCCAGAGCAATAAGGGCAGCACATTGCTTAACTTCCATTcag TTCTCACCTACATCCGAACACATACTTTTGGCATATGGTCGTCGTCATGGCTCTCTCCTCAGGAGCGTAGTCATGGAAGGAGACAATGGGATTCCTGTATATACTATCTTGGAG GTATATAGAGTTTCAGATATGGAGCTTGTAAGGGTGCTTCCTAGTGCTGAAGATGAAGTCAATGTTGCATGTTTTCATCCTTCACCAGGAGGTGGCCTTGTTTATGGGACTAAG GAAGGGAAGCTCAGGATCCTCCAGCACAATGGTGCAGACACAATAAGCTGCTTTGTTGAGGACAATATGCTTGAGGCA attcaGAGGTATGCATTGGAATGCTGA